The following coding sequences lie in one Flavobacterium sediminis genomic window:
- a CDS encoding OmpP1/FadL family transporter: protein MKKILLSSIFLLGLFSHAQEIRQEDGLRYAIQDLTGTARFRAMSGAFGAVGGDLSALNVNPAGSAVFNNNYASFSASNYNTSNKSNYFGLSTKENNSTLDINQAGAVLVFKNTDNASDWKKFSIGLNYENTHDFDNEIFIAGTNPNNSISNYFLNYAQGIPESTLSNSNYYDLNFGGQQAFLGYQTYLFDPTSAGANTYTSNVPPGSYYQENYITTSGFNGKVTGNFATSYKDRLFIGLNLNAHFTDYVRTTNLYESNNNNPNLGVQAIYFDNEVYTYGTGFSFNLGAIVKVTDALRVGAAYESPTWYRLRDELTQSIDAFSNDGSTTYHDYYYPNITNIYPVYKVQTPSKWTGSAAYIFGQKGLISADVSYKDYSSIEFKPKNEDVYQNLNMANSNLLTDAIEVRVGGEYKFKQWSFRAGYRFEESPYKVDYAMGDLTGYTGGLGYSFGESRIDLAYSNAHRNYNQYLISSGMNDTARIRTTQNNVTLTYSINF, encoded by the coding sequence ATGAAAAAAATATTATTATCATCCATTTTTTTATTGGGTTTATTCAGTCATGCCCAAGAAATAAGACAAGAAGACGGATTGCGATATGCGATACAAGATTTAACAGGAACAGCTCGTTTCAGAGCTATGAGTGGGGCTTTCGGTGCCGTAGGCGGTGATCTATCTGCTCTTAATGTAAATCCAGCGGGAAGTGCTGTTTTTAATAACAACTATGCCAGTTTTTCAGCTAGTAATTACAATACCAGCAATAAATCCAACTATTTTGGCTTAAGTACAAAAGAAAACAACTCCACCCTTGATATTAATCAGGCAGGAGCGGTTTTAGTTTTTAAAAATACAGATAACGCCAGTGACTGGAAAAAGTTTTCAATAGGGTTAAATTATGAAAACACCCATGATTTTGACAATGAAATCTTTATCGCCGGAACAAATCCTAACAACTCTATTTCTAATTATTTTTTAAATTATGCACAAGGAATTCCTGAATCCACTTTATCCAATTCAAATTATTACGATCTGAATTTTGGTGGGCAACAAGCTTTCCTTGGTTATCAAACGTATTTGTTCGATCCTACTTCTGCCGGAGCTAATACTTACACAAGTAATGTTCCTCCCGGAAGTTATTACCAGGAAAATTATATTACGACTAGCGGTTTTAACGGTAAAGTAACCGGAAACTTTGCTACTTCTTATAAAGACCGTTTATTCATCGGGTTAAACTTAAATGCTCACTTCACAGATTATGTAAGAACAACTAATCTATATGAAAGTAATAACAATAACCCTAATTTAGGAGTTCAGGCTATTTACTTTGATAATGAAGTATATACTTATGGAACCGGATTTTCCTTTAACTTAGGAGCTATTGTAAAAGTAACAGACGCTTTAAGAGTTGGTGCTGCTTATGAATCGCCAACTTGGTACAGACTGCGAGATGAGTTAACACAATCTATAGATGCTTTTTCTAATGATGGTTCTACAACCTACCACGATTACTATTATCCGAATATCACGAACATTTATCCGGTTTATAAAGTACAAACACCCAGTAAATGGACAGGTAGTGCCGCTTATATTTTTGGACAAAAAGGACTAATCAGTGCTGATGTTTCTTATAAAGACTACAGTAGTATTGAGTTTAAACCGAAAAATGAAGATGTATACCAAAATCTGAATATGGCTAACAGTAACTTATTAACAGACGCTATTGAAGTTCGTGTAGGTGGTGAATATAAATTCAAACAATGGAGTTTCAGAGCCGGTTATCGTTTTGAAGAAAGCCCGTATAAAGTAGATTATGCTATGGGAGATCTAACAGGATATACCGGAGGACTTGGCTATAGTTTCGGGGAAAGCAGAATAGACCTGGCTTATTCCAATGCTCATAGAAATTACAATCAATATTTAATTTCTTCAGGGATGAACGATACAGCCCGAATAAGAACTACACAAAACAATGTTACACTAACATATTCGATCAACTTTTAA
- the typA gene encoding translational GTPase TypA: MTPIRNIAIIAHVDHGKTTLVDKIMYHCQLFRDNESTGELILDNNDLERERGITIVSKNVSVNYKGTKINIIDTPGHADFGGEVERVLNMADGVLLLVDAFEGPMPQTRFVLQKAISLGLKPCVVINKVDKENCTPEEVHEKVFDLMFELGAEEWQLDFPTVYGSAKNNWMSEDWKNQTENIEPLLDMVLEHIPEPKVSEGTPQLLITSLDFSSFTGRIAIGRLQRGELKEGQNVSLVKRDGKIIKSKIKELHTFEGLGRKKVEKVVAGDICALVGLEGFEIGDTVADYENPEALQTIAIDEPTMSMLFTINDSPFFGKEGKFVTSRHIKERLNKELEKNLALRVHETDSADKFMVFGRGVLHLSVLIETMRREGYELQIGQPQVIIKEIDGVKCEPVEELTVDLPENVSGRAVEFVTVRKGEMLSMEPKGDRMVIKFNIPSRGIIGLRNQLLTATAGEAIMTHRFIEYQPFKGEIPGRLSGSLISMENGKAIPYSIDKLQERGKFFVDPNEDIYEGQVIGENSRGDDMVVNVTKTKKLTNVRSSGADDKARIVPAIKFSLEEALEYIQKDEYVEVTPKSLRLRKIYLNENDRKRYKID; the protein is encoded by the coding sequence ATGACTCCGATTAGAAATATTGCAATTATAGCACACGTTGACCACGGCAAAACAACCTTGGTTGACAAAATCATGTATCACTGTCAATTGTTTAGAGATAACGAAAGTACAGGTGAGTTAATATTAGATAACAATGACCTTGAAAGAGAAAGGGGAATTACAATTGTTTCTAAAAACGTTTCAGTAAATTATAAGGGAACAAAAATCAATATCATTGATACTCCGGGCCACGCCGATTTCGGAGGAGAAGTAGAACGTGTATTGAACATGGCTGATGGGGTATTACTTTTAGTAGATGCTTTTGAAGGGCCTATGCCGCAAACACGTTTCGTGTTGCAAAAAGCAATCAGTCTTGGTTTGAAACCTTGTGTTGTGATCAACAAAGTAGACAAAGAGAACTGTACACCGGAAGAAGTACACGAAAAAGTTTTTGACCTGATGTTTGAATTAGGCGCGGAAGAATGGCAGTTAGATTTCCCGACAGTTTACGGTTCGGCTAAAAATAACTGGATGTCGGAAGACTGGAAAAATCAAACAGAAAATATTGAGCCTTTATTGGATATGGTATTGGAGCATATTCCGGAACCGAAAGTTTCAGAAGGAACGCCTCAGTTATTGATTACATCCTTGGATTTCTCATCTTTTACAGGTCGTATCGCAATCGGTCGTTTGCAAAGAGGAGAATTGAAAGAAGGACAAAATGTTTCTTTGGTAAAACGTGACGGTAAAATAATTAAATCAAAAATTAAAGAATTACATACTTTTGAAGGTCTGGGGCGTAAGAAAGTAGAAAAAGTAGTAGCAGGTGACATTTGTGCCCTTGTAGGATTAGAAGGATTTGAGATCGGTGATACCGTTGCTGATTATGAAAATCCGGAAGCATTGCAAACTATTGCTATCGACGAGCCTACAATGAGTATGTTATTTACAATCAATGATTCTCCGTTCTTTGGAAAAGAAGGTAAGTTTGTTACTTCTCGTCATATTAAAGAACGTTTAAACAAAGAATTAGAGAAAAACTTAGCATTGAGAGTTCATGAAACGGATTCGGCAGATAAATTTATGGTTTTCGGTCGTGGGGTATTGCACTTATCTGTATTGATTGAAACAATGCGTCGTGAGGGATATGAATTGCAAATCGGCCAGCCGCAAGTTATCATCAAAGAGATTGATGGTGTAAAATGCGAACCGGTTGAAGAGTTAACAGTAGATTTGCCAGAGAATGTATCAGGTAGAGCAGTAGAGTTTGTAACAGTTCGTAAAGGCGAAATGTTAAGTATGGAACCAAAAGGAGATCGTATGGTGATTAAGTTCAACATTCCTTCTCGTGGTATTATAGGTTTACGTAATCAATTGTTAACAGCTACTGCCGGTGAAGCTATTATGACACACCGTTTTATTGAGTATCAACCGTTTAAAGGAGAAATACCGGGACGTTTAAGTGGTTCTTTAATTTCAATGGAGAACGGAAAAGCTATTCCTTACTCTATTGATAAATTACAGGAAAGAGGTAAGTTCTTTGTTGATCCTAATGAAGATATTTACGAAGGACAAGTAATCGGTGAAAATTCACGTGGTGACGATATGGTGGTGAATGTAACTAAAACGAAAAAATTGACTAACGTTCGTTCATCCGGTGCTGATGATAAAGCAAGAATTGTTCCTGCGATCAAATTTTCATTGGAAGAAGCTTTGGAATACATCCAAAAAGATGAATATGTTGAAGTTACACCAAAATCACTTCGTTTAAGAAAGATTTACTTGAATGAAAATGATCGTAAAAGATACAAAATAGATTAA
- a CDS encoding FKBP-type peptidyl-prolyl cis-trans isomerase, with protein MLYVITQKGTNQKPEPGTSVKVAYSGFFNDGKLFDSSNPEVAKLFGRYDLRREQSGNYGPIESTIGQHRFIAGFAEGVDLLHYGEKATLFIPSKLAYGEKGAGGGLIPPNTDLVFEIELVK; from the coding sequence TTGTTGTATGTAATTACTCAAAAAGGAACAAACCAAAAACCGGAACCGGGAACTAGTGTAAAAGTTGCCTATTCTGGCTTTTTTAACGATGGAAAACTTTTTGATTCCAGTAATCCTGAAGTAGCAAAACTTTTCGGAAGATACGATCTAAGAAGAGAACAAAGCGGTAATTACGGACCTATCGAATCTACGATCGGTCAACATCGTTTTATTGCCGGATTTGCTGAAGGTGTAGATTTGTTACATTACGGAGAAAAAGCAACTCTTTTTATTCCTTCTAAACTGGCTTACGGTGAAAAAGGTGCCGGTGGTGGCCTTATTCCGCCAAATACAGATTTAGTTTTTGAAATTGAATTAGTAAAATAA
- a CDS encoding acyl-CoA carboxylase subunit beta, with translation MEDKIKSLQDKIALAQLGGGEKRIASQHAKKKLTARERVTYLLDEGSFEEIGMLVTHRTTDFGMEKETYYGDGVVTGYGTINGRPVYVFAQDFTVFGGSLSETHAEKICKVMDMALKTGTPMIGLNDSGGARIQEGVRSLGGYADIFYRNVQASGVIPQISAIMGPCAGGAVYSPAMTDFTIMVENNSYMFVTGPNVVKTVTNEEVTSEELGGASTHSTKSGVAHITSPNGVECLEDIKRLLSYVPQNNKETTPKLPYTLGEEIREQLDTIVPDNANKPYDMHDVIKGIIDEDSFNEVHKNFAENIIVGFARLGGRSIGVVANQPMVLAGCLDVNSSIKGARFVRFCDAFNIPLLVLEDVPGFLPGTDQEWNGIITHGAKLLYAFSEATVPRVTVITRKAYGGAYDVMNSKHIGADFNFAWPTAEIAVMGAKGASEIIFKKEISEAADPVAKLAEKEAEYAELFANPYSAAKRGFIDEVILPNQTRRKLLKAFSILENKVVDTPKRKHGNIPL, from the coding sequence ATGGAAGATAAAATCAAATCATTACAAGATAAAATAGCCTTAGCCCAATTAGGAGGAGGCGAAAAAAGAATAGCATCCCAACATGCTAAAAAGAAATTAACCGCTCGCGAGCGTGTAACCTATTTATTAGACGAAGGCTCTTTTGAAGAAATCGGAATGTTAGTTACTCACCGTACGACTGATTTCGGTATGGAAAAAGAAACCTATTATGGTGACGGTGTAGTAACCGGTTACGGAACAATTAACGGTCGCCCGGTTTATGTTTTTGCACAGGATTTTACAGTTTTCGGAGGTTCGCTTTCAGAAACGCATGCTGAAAAGATATGCAAAGTAATGGATATGGCTTTAAAAACAGGAACACCAATGATCGGTTTAAATGATTCCGGTGGAGCACGTATTCAAGAAGGAGTTCGCTCATTAGGCGGTTATGCTGATATTTTCTATAGAAATGTGCAAGCTTCAGGAGTAATTCCGCAAATTTCAGCTATTATGGGACCATGTGCCGGTGGGGCAGTATATTCTCCGGCAATGACCGATTTTACCATTATGGTGGAAAACAACAGTTATATGTTTGTAACCGGACCAAATGTTGTAAAAACAGTAACCAATGAAGAAGTAACTTCAGAAGAATTAGGAGGAGCAAGTACGCATTCTACAAAATCGGGTGTGGCACATATTACCTCTCCTAACGGAGTAGAATGTTTGGAAGATATCAAACGTTTGTTAAGTTACGTTCCGCAAAATAATAAAGAAACAACACCTAAATTACCATATACCTTAGGTGAAGAAATCCGTGAACAATTGGACACGATCGTTCCGGATAATGCCAATAAACCCTATGATATGCACGATGTGATCAAAGGGATTATTGATGAAGACAGTTTCAATGAAGTGCATAAAAACTTTGCAGAAAACATCATTGTAGGTTTTGCACGTTTAGGCGGAAGAAGTATAGGAGTTGTTGCCAATCAGCCTATGGTTTTAGCCGGATGCTTAGATGTAAATAGTTCGATCAAAGGAGCGCGTTTTGTGCGTTTTTGTGATGCGTTCAACATTCCGTTATTAGTGTTAGAAGACGTTCCGGGATTCTTACCGGGAACAGATCAGGAGTGGAACGGAATTATTACGCACGGAGCCAAGTTATTATATGCATTTAGTGAAGCTACTGTACCAAGAGTCACCGTAATTACGCGTAAAGCCTATGGTGGAGCTTATGACGTAATGAACTCAAAACACATTGGTGCTGATTTTAACTTTGCTTGGCCAACAGCCGAAATTGCGGTGATGGGAGCAAAAGGTGCTTCAGAGATTATTTTCAAAAAAGAAATTAGCGAAGCGGCTGATCCGGTAGCGAAATTAGCAGAAAAAGAAGCAGAATATGCTGAGTTATTTGCTAATCCGTATAGTGCAGCTAAACGCGGATTTATTGATGAGGTAATTTTACCGAATCAAACGCGTAGAAAATTACTAAAAGCATTCAGTATTTTAGAAAATAAAGTGGTAGACACACCAAAAAGAAAACACGGAAACATTCCGTTGTAA
- a CDS encoding MBL fold metallo-hydrolase — translation MKVEQIYTGCIAHAAYYVESNGEVAIFDPLREVQPYIDKAAKDNAKIKYVFETHFHADFVSGHLDLAHKTGATIVYGPTAKPGFEAHIASDGEVFQLGKCQIKAIHTPGHTLESTTYLLIDETGKEHGIISGDTLFIGDVGRPDLAQHVIADLTQDKLARMLYHSLREKIMPLADDLIVYPNHGAGSACGKKMSKETTDTLGNQKKTNYALRPDMTEDEFVNELLNGLVMPPGYFPKNVVMNLKGYESLDEVLKRAKTPLSVTEFEKVIQQEDTLILDTRNASDFSAAFIAKSLNIGIDGSFAMWVGEMISDINQKIVLVTDSGREEECMIRLSRVGYDHTIGYLKGGIEQWRKEGKPVSEQSRISAEEMQEMMTSVDSVLIDIRKKSEYDAEHVEGSINIPLNRLYQSLDQFPKDKFVILFCAGGYRSMIAASILRQNGFTNFVDVIGGFKEIAERTTIPCSEYVCPTTLL, via the coding sequence ATGAAGGTAGAACAAATTTACACCGGCTGTATTGCACATGCTGCGTATTATGTAGAAAGCAACGGAGAAGTAGCAATTTTTGACCCTTTACGTGAAGTGCAACCTTATATCGATAAAGCTGCAAAAGATAACGCAAAAATTAAATATGTTTTTGAGACGCATTTTCATGCTGACTTTGTTTCGGGACATTTAGACTTAGCCCATAAAACCGGTGCAACTATTGTCTACGGGCCAACGGCCAAACCGGGATTTGAAGCACATATTGCCTCTGATGGTGAGGTTTTTCAATTGGGTAAGTGCCAAATCAAGGCAATTCATACTCCCGGACACACATTAGAAAGTACGACTTATTTATTAATTGATGAAACAGGGAAAGAACATGGGATTATTTCCGGTGATACTTTGTTTATTGGCGATGTAGGTCGTCCGGATTTAGCCCAACATGTTATTGCAGATCTGACTCAGGATAAATTAGCACGAATGTTATACCATTCGTTACGCGAAAAAATTATGCCTTTGGCAGATGATCTCATAGTATATCCTAATCATGGTGCAGGAAGTGCTTGTGGTAAAAAAATGAGCAAGGAAACTACCGATACTTTAGGGAACCAAAAGAAAACGAATTATGCCCTTCGTCCGGATATGACAGAAGATGAATTCGTAAATGAATTATTGAATGGATTGGTAATGCCACCGGGATATTTTCCTAAAAATGTGGTGATGAACCTTAAAGGATACGAATCTTTAGATGAGGTTTTAAAACGTGCTAAAACACCATTGTCGGTAACTGAATTTGAAAAAGTGATCCAACAAGAAGATACACTGATCTTAGACACGAGAAATGCTTCTGATTTTTCCGCTGCTTTTATTGCTAAAAGCTTAAATATCGGAATCGATGGGAGTTTTGCCATGTGGGTCGGCGAAATGATTTCAGATATTAATCAGAAAATTGTATTAGTGACCGATTCAGGAAGGGAAGAAGAATGTATGATCCGTTTATCTAGAGTAGGATATGACCATACCATCGGGTATTTAAAAGGAGGGATAGAACAATGGCGTAAAGAAGGAAAACCGGTTAGTGAACAATCTCGTATTTCGGCAGAAGAAATGCAGGAAATGATGACTTCAGTTGATTCTGTTTTAATAGATATCAGAAAGAAAAGTGAATATGATGCAGAGCATGTGGAAGGTTCAATTAATATTCCTTTGAACCGATTGTATCAATCATTGGATCAATTTCCGAAAGATAAATTCGTTATCCTTTTCTGTGCCGGCGGATATCGTAGTATGATTGCGGCATCTATTTTACGTCAAAACGGCTTTACTAATTTTGTCGACGTAATCGGAGGTTTTAAAGAAATTGCAGAGAGGACAACTATTCCGTGTTCGGAATATGTATGTCCTACTACATTATTATAA
- a CDS encoding GyrI-like domain-containing protein, which translates to MFLRIETTKAKKLIGFSTTTSLAEDKTATIWKQLMPRLKEIHNAVSADLFSLQVYDFKTLQEFTPFTEFTKYALVEVKDFDRVPEGFKTFELPEGDYAVFLHKGTHADFVKTSQYIFGEWIPENGYTVDDRPHFEVLGDLYKNDHPESQEEVWIPIKR; encoded by the coding sequence ATGTTTTTACGAATCGAAACAACAAAAGCTAAAAAATTAATCGGTTTTTCAACCACCACCTCTTTAGCTGAGGATAAAACAGCAACTATCTGGAAACAATTAATGCCCAGACTAAAGGAAATTCACAATGCTGTTTCTGCCGATTTATTCTCTTTACAGGTTTATGATTTCAAAACTCTGCAGGAATTCACTCCTTTTACTGAGTTTACCAAATATGCTTTAGTAGAAGTTAAAGATTTTGATCGGGTTCCGGAAGGTTTTAAGACTTTTGAACTTCCTGAAGGCGATTATGCTGTTTTTCTACACAAAGGAACACATGCCGATTTTGTAAAGACTTCTCAATATATCTTTGGCGAATGGATACCAGAAAACGGTTACACCGTAGATGACAGGCCACACTTTGAAGTTTTGGGTGATCTGTATAAAAATGACCATCCGGAAAGCCAGGAAGAAGTATGGATTCCGATTAAACGTTAG
- a CDS encoding YdcH family protein: MITKHNLSDEFPEFSERITSLKATNAHFKKLFETYDELEQSIYRIETDTEPTSDNVLNNLRIERVSLKDEIYQFIIRH; the protein is encoded by the coding sequence ATGATTACCAAACATAATTTATCAGATGAATTCCCTGAATTTTCAGAAAGGATAACGTCTTTAAAAGCAACGAATGCCCACTTTAAAAAATTATTTGAAACCTATGATGAATTAGAGCAATCTATTTATCGCATTGAAACTGATACTGAGCCAACTTCAGACAACGTGTTAAATAATTTAAGAATTGAGCGGGTTAGCTTAAAAGACGAAATTTATCAGTTTATAATAAGACATTAG
- a CDS encoding C40 family peptidase, whose amino-acid sequence MKRLFVVVCLLVSIQLICAQELKHKVSYGETVYGIAKKYKVKEKDIFDANPSIKEKPLAIGKVLTIPVKEDQSSVLVVPQTHTIAKGDSFYSIARKYQLKVSDLQLYNPDLKAEDLKIGDVVKLKSDQYVIADEETGTSNNSVVEILDSNEEEDDQDLIHEVKPKETLYRIAKKYHTSVKELKKLNPEVKRNLPIGYHLIIKRGEPSISTTIEEIAVVPEEKEDIVSETGNEAEVSDKATILISKASEYLGVRYRSGGTTTAGFDCSGLMCTTFREVDMELPRSSYEMARYGFKVDKTEAQKGDLIFFYTTSKSRISHVGMITEVTDHDIKFIHSSTSSGVTISSLSEAYYKKRFAQISRVLN is encoded by the coding sequence ATGAAAAGGCTATTTGTAGTAGTATGTTTGTTGGTCAGCATTCAGTTGATCTGTGCCCAAGAACTAAAACACAAGGTTAGTTACGGGGAGACAGTCTATGGGATAGCAAAAAAATACAAGGTCAAAGAAAAAGATATTTTTGATGCTAATCCTTCTATAAAAGAGAAGCCATTAGCCATAGGAAAGGTATTGACTATACCGGTAAAAGAGGATCAGTCTTCTGTTTTGGTTGTTCCGCAGACACATACAATTGCTAAAGGAGATTCTTTTTATAGCATAGCCCGAAAATACCAATTAAAAGTATCTGATTTACAGTTGTATAATCCTGATTTAAAAGCAGAGGATCTGAAAATAGGAGACGTTGTAAAACTCAAATCAGATCAGTATGTAATAGCTGATGAAGAAACCGGTACATCGAATAATTCTGTTGTAGAGATCCTGGATTCAAATGAGGAGGAGGACGATCAGGATTTGATCCATGAAGTAAAACCAAAAGAAACACTATACCGAATTGCTAAAAAGTACCATACCTCAGTTAAGGAATTAAAAAAGTTGAATCCGGAGGTAAAACGCAATTTACCAATAGGCTATCATTTAATTATTAAAAGGGGAGAACCATCCATTTCTACAACAATTGAAGAGATTGCAGTAGTGCCTGAAGAAAAAGAGGATATTGTTTCAGAAACCGGGAATGAGGCAGAGGTTTCAGATAAGGCAACTATTCTGATCTCCAAGGCATCGGAATATTTAGGGGTACGTTATCGTAGCGGAGGTACCACAACAGCAGGTTTTGACTGCTCGGGATTAATGTGTACTACTTTTAGAGAAGTTGATATGGAATTACCACGTTCTTCTTACGAAATGGCTCGATATGGTTTTAAAGTAGATAAAACTGAAGCGCAAAAAGGAGATCTTATTTTTTTCTATACTACCAGTAAAAGCCGGATCAGTCATGTAGGAATGATTACGGAAGTAACGGATCACGATATAAAATTTATTCATTCATCTACGTCAAGCGGTGTTACCATTTCGTCTTTAAGTGAGGCATATTATAAAAAGAGGTTTGCACAGATCAGCAGGGTACTGAACTAA
- the rpsT gene encoding 30S ribosomal protein S20: MANHKSALKRIRSNEKKRVLNRYQHKTTRNAIKAIRLATDKAEATAKLPSVISMIDKLAKKNIIHVNKAANLKSKLTKHVTAL, encoded by the coding sequence ATGGCAAATCATAAGTCAGCTCTAAAAAGAATTAGAAGTAACGAGAAAAAAAGAGTTTTAAACAGATATCAGCATAAAACTACACGTAATGCTATCAAAGCAATCCGTTTAGCTACTGATAAAGCTGAGGCTACTGCTAAATTACCAAGTGTAATTTCTATGATTGATAAATTAGCTAAGAAAAACATTATTCATGTAAATAAAGCAGCTAATTTAAAATCTAAATTGACAAAACATGTTACTGCTTTGTAA
- the rimO gene encoding 30S ribosomal protein S12 methylthiotransferase RimO: MRTKSLKKNKINVVTLGCSKNVYDSEVLMGQLKANGKEVTHEATNDEGNIIVINTCGFIDNAKEESVNMILEYADKKEQGLVDKVFVTGCLSERYKPDLEKEIPNVDQFFGTTELPLLLKALGADYKHELIGERLTTTPKNYAYLKISEGCDRPCSFCAIPLMRGKHVSTPIEKLVIEAEKLAKNGVKELILIAQDLTYYGLDLYKKRNLAELLEALVKVDGIEWIRLHYAFPTGFPMDVLELMKREPKICNYLDIPLQHISDNILKSMRRGTTYEKTTNLLKEFRKAVPGMAIRTTLIVGYPGETEEDFEILKNWVQEMRFERLGCFTYSHEENTHAYLLEDNVPEDIKRERANEIMDIQAQISWELNQEKIGQTFRCVIDRKEGQYFIGRTEFDSPDVDNEVLVDASKFYLKTGDFIDLTIIDATEFDLYAEPTTLN, encoded by the coding sequence ATGAGAACCAAATCATTAAAGAAAAATAAAATCAATGTAGTTACATTAGGCTGTTCCAAAAACGTTTACGATAGCGAAGTTTTAATGGGACAATTGAAAGCTAATGGTAAAGAAGTTACACATGAAGCAACAAATGACGAAGGGAATATCATTGTAATCAATACTTGTGGTTTTATTGACAATGCAAAGGAAGAATCGGTTAATATGATCTTAGAATATGCCGATAAAAAAGAACAAGGTTTGGTTGACAAAGTGTTTGTTACCGGATGTTTGTCAGAACGTTACAAACCCGATTTAGAAAAAGAAATTCCAAATGTGGATCAATTTTTCGGAACAACGGAACTACCACTATTATTAAAAGCACTCGGAGCTGACTATAAACATGAATTAATCGGAGAACGCTTAACCACTACTCCTAAAAATTATGCTTATCTGAAAATTTCTGAGGGTTGTGACAGACCTTGTAGTTTTTGTGCTATTCCTTTAATGCGAGGAAAACACGTTTCTACTCCGATTGAAAAATTAGTTATAGAAGCTGAAAAATTAGCAAAGAACGGAGTCAAAGAATTGATCTTAATCGCTCAGGATTTAACATATTACGGTTTAGACCTATACAAAAAAAGAAATCTTGCCGAACTTTTAGAGGCTTTAGTTAAAGTAGATGGTATTGAATGGATTCGTTTGCATTATGCCTTTCCTACCGGTTTTCCTATGGATGTCTTAGAGCTCATGAAACGCGAACCTAAGATCTGTAATTACTTAGATATTCCTTTACAGCATATTTCAGACAATATTTTGAAATCAATGCGTCGTGGAACTACCTACGAAAAAACAACTAATTTGTTAAAAGAGTTTCGAAAAGCTGTTCCGGGAATGGCCATTCGTACAACCTTGATCGTTGGCTATCCGGGTGAAACTGAAGAAGATTTTGAAATTTTGAAGAACTGGGTTCAGGAAATGCGTTTTGAACGCTTAGGCTGCTTTACCTATTCGCATGAAGAAAATACCCACGCCTATCTATTAGAAGATAATGTACCTGAAGACATAAAACGTGAGCGCGCTAATGAGATCATGGATATTCAGGCGCAAATTTCATGGGAATTGAATCAGGAAAAGATCGGTCAAACGTTTCGTTGTGTAATTGACCGTAAAGAAGGACAATATTTTATAGGCCGAACAGAATTTGACAGTCCGGATGTGGATAATGAAGTTTTGGTTGATGCTTCCAAATTTTATTTAAAAACCGGTGATTTCATTGACCTTACAATCATTGATGCTACGGAATTTGACCTTTATGCCGAACCGACAACCTTGAATTAA